A single Marinitoga aeolica DNA region contains:
- a CDS encoding ATP-binding protein: MKKIMFFVFYIIISIMALSYIKLYDGWEYKWEDETTWHKYETPGIPLENKGEMLYLRHKLPDIKLENPAVYLTGIFDNSSMYVGDIEIYNTFGKSFFSPKSIFKIPNDFQNKYLIIRVSSSRKDVGFFGEFLLGNEMELLTHQIIVELDKILLVIFSFFVLTISLIIYLFFLLHQRNSEVRKSFLFLSIFSLGIGLFISGQTQTFKYFFPNNVFWSYVMDLGKYISPIGIMGFFYNVFDYSTKKVIKWLIIYHIIYFAIVSGIQVMNGYEYNYYVIYVLGLYFSLLIDIVVMLYNLYIGFKLKDHKAYILSVAIIIVSAFAIYEILGDFRVIKWERPLIQWSIFILINSMIFLILRNIKELNLELSVKNKILENWNKELEKEVSKRTKDIRVLLDNSGEGFLSFDKNLIVGNEYSKECNKIFGKNIEGTNILDLMFLNYDKDFIKRVLNDLFNEKEKIKKEVYISFLPSEIKINYGYYKVDYKYIDHEDVVMVILKDITSEKELRIKVNEEKENLEKIVTIVRNYEAFVYNIKSFKKMLDELKNILNEDENELYRNVHNFKGIFSQFHLNKISNALHNIENKILVNNLNEDDIIGLYNIFEKEIHELKEELGHEIEEDILRIPKSKIYELEFKMKQVLNENSELIKEIKKLRYKSLKKLLYPYISYSKELAKKLGKVINDPKIISREEISIDPEKYFDFVKSLINIFRNIIVHGIEIPEVRIANEKNEGGNIRVEIYKEKSKINIMIEDDGQGIDVEKLKQIAKIKNIEYNSEEDLLNIIFLDYITTSKEATQLSGRGMGLSIVKKEVEKLGGIIRVTSEYNKGTKFHIIIPEVI, translated from the coding sequence GAAGATGAAACAACGTGGCATAAATATGAGACGCCAGGTATTCCTCTGGAAAATAAAGGTGAAATGTTATATTTACGCCACAAACTTCCGGATATAAAATTAGAAAACCCTGCTGTGTATTTAACAGGGATATTTGATAATTCAAGTATGTATGTAGGAGATATAGAAATATATAATACTTTTGGTAAAAGTTTTTTTAGTCCAAAAAGTATTTTTAAAATACCGAATGATTTTCAAAATAAATATTTAATTATTAGAGTTTCTTCAAGTAGAAAAGACGTTGGATTTTTTGGAGAGTTTTTGTTGGGAAATGAAATGGAATTATTAACTCATCAGATAATAGTGGAACTGGATAAAATATTATTAGTTATATTTAGTTTTTTTGTATTAACAATCTCTTTAATTATATATTTATTTTTCTTACTACATCAAAGAAATTCGGAAGTTAGGAAATCATTTTTGTTTTTGAGTATTTTTTCTTTGGGAATTGGTTTATTTATATCAGGTCAAACTCAAACTTTTAAATATTTTTTTCCGAATAATGTTTTCTGGTCATATGTGATGGATTTGGGTAAGTATATTTCGCCTATTGGAATAATGGGGTTTTTTTATAATGTGTTTGATTATTCAACAAAAAAAGTAATAAAATGGTTGATAATATATCATATTATATATTTTGCTATTGTTTCAGGTATACAAGTAATGAATGGGTATGAATATAATTATTATGTAATTTATGTGTTAGGGCTATATTTTTCTTTACTGATAGATATAGTAGTGATGCTATATAATTTATATATTGGATTTAAATTGAAAGATCACAAAGCTTATATATTATCAGTTGCAATAATAATAGTATCAGCATTTGCAATATATGAAATTTTAGGAGATTTTAGAGTAATAAAATGGGAAAGACCATTAATACAATGGTCTATATTTATTTTGATTAATTCGATGATTTTCTTGATTTTGAGAAATATCAAAGAATTAAATTTGGAATTATCGGTGAAAAATAAAATATTAGAAAATTGGAATAAAGAGCTTGAAAAAGAGGTCTCAAAGCGAACTAAAGATATAAGAGTTTTATTGGATAATTCAGGAGAAGGATTTTTAAGCTTTGATAAAAATCTGATAGTTGGAAACGAATATAGTAAAGAATGTAATAAGATATTTGGAAAAAATATTGAAGGAACAAATATTCTTGATTTAATGTTTTTAAATTATGATAAGGACTTTATAAAAAGAGTTTTGAATGATTTATTTAATGAAAAAGAAAAAATAAAAAAAGAAGTTTATATCTCTTTTTTACCTTCTGAAATTAAAATAAATTATGGTTATTATAAGGTTGATTATAAATATATAGATCATGAAGACGTTGTTATGGTTATTTTAAAAGATATAACCTCTGAAAAAGAATTGAGAATTAAAGTTAATGAAGAAAAAGAGAATTTAGAGAAAATAGTAACTATAGTAAGAAATTATGAAGCATTTGTTTACAATATAAAAAGCTTTAAAAAAATGCTTGATGAATTAAAAAATATATTAAATGAAGATGAAAATGAACTATATAGAAATGTTCATAATTTTAAAGGAATATTTTCTCAATTCCATTTAAATAAAATATCAAATGCTTTACATAACATAGAAAATAAGATTTTAGTAAATAATTTAAATGAAGACGATATTATTGGATTATATAATATTTTTGAAAAAGAGATACATGAATTAAAAGAAGAATTAGGGCATGAAATAGAAGAAGATATATTAAGAATACCGAAGTCGAAAATATATGAATTAGAGTTTAAAATGAAACAGGTATTGAACGAAAATAGTGAACTAATAAAAGAAATAAAGAAATTAAGATATAAAAGCCTAAAAAAATTATTATATCCATATATTTCGTATTCAAAAGAATTAGCCAAAAAACTTGGTAAGGTAATAAATGATCCTAAAATTATTTCGAGAGAAGAAATATCAATTGATCCTGAAAAATATTTTGATTTTGTAAAATCGCTGATTAATATTTTTAGAAACATTATTGTTCATGGTATAGAGATTCCAGAAGTAAGAATAGCAAATGAAAAAAATGAAGGTGGAAATATTAGAGTAGAAATATACAAGGAAAAAAGTAAAATAAATATAATGATTGAGGATGATGGACAGGGGATTGATGTGGAAAAATTAAAACAGATTGCAAAAATAAAAAATATTGAGTATAATTCTGAAGAAGATCTGTTGAATATTATATTTTTAGATTATATAACAACATCTAAAGAAGCCACACAGCTTTCAGGTAGAGGAATGGGATTGAGTATTGTCAAAAAAGAAGTAGAAAAGTTAGGAGGAATAATAAGAGTGACAAGTGAATATAATAAAGGAACTAAATTTCATATTATCATTCCGGAAGTGATATAA